The Vigna unguiculata cultivar IT97K-499-35 unplaced genomic scaffold, ASM411807v1 contig_543, whole genome shotgun sequence genome contains the following window.
CTTCTTTGATTTGATCTTTCTGTGTGCCCCGTACTTCCCCTTTCGTCCGGTGGATCCCACTCGGAAGCTTCTAACCTAACATAGGCCAAGTTCCCTACAGTAATGAGGCAGGCCCCTCCTCGGTAAGGCAAGGGGTAGATTCGCTGAGCACTCCCGGCGGTTAGGGGATATGTGGCCCATCACAACCTCAAAAGTTTTATCACAGGCGGATGAAGAAAAGCTATGGTAAAAGTCTGATGAGTGGCTGCTACGAAACCTatcctattttgaaaatcaaatccAAGACCAGATATCCCTTTTTTTGAAGAGCAACAGAAAACATGCGGGCCCTTGCGCCTGAGCGTACGGCCCATATTCTTGAGGATTTCGGGGAAAAATATGGACTGGACAAACTGCCCGAAATCCTCAATGATATGAAGACCCAGAGATTAGAAAGTCAGTATTACATGGAATCAACCTGATACGGGATCTTGGATGGAATGCTAAAATGATCAAGAAGGAGTGGTATggtacaaataaataaaaatcgaAAGATTTATCGCAAGCCAATTTTGACGAATATTGAAATGAGGAGGAAGAGGTTGCCCACCCCCTTCCTAATCCGCTCGCTTACCCGGGGGAGGCTCAAGAACCTCAGGCGGCAGCACCGGAAAATCAAGATCCTCTGATTCCCGCCCTTCACCCTCCTTTACTGGATGACACCACCCGTATAGTCGACCTCTCTTCGCGCTTAAGGACTAATTGGTTGGGTTATGTGTATGACGAAACACATATGGACTCCTTTGTTCAGACTCAActtcaaattgaaaaacatatcGAAGCAGCACTTGTTGAGGACGGGTATGCTCGTCAAAGTGTGTTTCAAAAAAGAGATCAGATACGGGGCTTTCTTTTTTATCCGGAGGGTCAGGCACTTTCTTTGAAAGCTTACTCTAATCATCTAACTCACTCAAATTGGAACTGTAGGTACCCGAAACAGTATTCCATATCGACAGGTCAGAAGAGCCCTTAACTACTATCATCTCTTTTTAGAAAGAAGATGATAGTAGAGTagggtttttttcttttttttcggTATGCCGCTCCGCCAGCAAGGAGTGCCACGCACGAGCGGAGCGAAAACTAAGCAGGGGTAATTATTCGTTGGGAGAAATCCTTTGATTGCGTATTGAATATAGATCCATGTCTTTCTTGTTCCACTAGCTAGGACAAAATTCTCATATGTCCCTTTCGTTATTACAACCTTCTTTTTTGATGTCAAAGACCAGAAGCTATGCGCTAATTCTCATTGGATCTCGGTTGTTCTTAACAGCGATGGCTATTCATTTCAGTCTTCGGGTAGCACCATTAGATCTTCAACAAGGTGGAAATTCTCGTATTCTGTATGTACATGTTCCTGCGGCTCGGATGAGTATTCTTGTTTATATCGCTACGGCTATAAACACTTTCTTATTCCTATTAACAAAACATCCCCTTTCTCTTCGCTCTTCCGGAACCGGTACAGAAATGGGTGCTTTTTTTACGTTGTTTACCTTAGTTACTGGGGGGTTTCGGGGAAGACCTATGTGGGGCACCTTTTGGGTGTGGGATGCTCGTTTAACCTCTGTATTCATCTCGTTTCTGATTTACCTGGGTGCACTGCGTTTTCAAAAGCTTCCTGTCGAACCGGCTCCTATTTCAATCCGTGCTGGACCGATCGATATACCAATAATCAAGTCTTCAGTCAACTGGTGGAATACATTACATCAACCTGGGAGCATTAGCCGATCTGGTACATCAATACATGTTCCTATGCCCATTCCAATCTTGTCTAACTTTGCTAACTTCCCCCTCTCAACCCGTATCTTGTTTGTTCTGGAAACACGTCTTCCTATTCTATCTTTTCCCGAATCTCCTTTAAGGGATGAAATAGAAGCTCGAGAAGGAATAGCAAAACCTAGTTTACTTCCCAGCTCAAACTGAACGCAAACTTATGGTTGACGCCGTAGAGAATATAAAGCCCATATGCGAAGTGGAAAAAGTACCTCTATATTTTGTGTAGACTGCTTTTTGAAAGTGAAATAGAGACTTTCACTAAAGAGTGAGATTGAGGAGGTATTCACATAAGAAAGTGGCAGTAGTGCTTTCCTATATAAGAGAAAGGCTGCTCTTACCTGGGTCTGCCTAAGCACCGGCTTTGGAGAGGTCTTTCTTTGTCTCTTTTCTGGACGGCTTACCTAAGCTTGGCACAGATGTTCGTACAATCCAATCTGTCTTTCTCTTCAAAGACAAAAGATGAATAGCTTTCCTTTCTTACTGTATTGCCTTATCCTTGATTCGGCATTACCAGCCTTAGGAATCGATCTAGATGCACCATTTCCGGTATTATCAAATAAGAAGTAATTCCTCTTTGCGTAGATGAAAAAAGGTTGGGCTACTTCCTCAATCAATGCCCGAGAGCTGCTCGAAGCAAAAACCTTATCCTAAAGTAAAGTGGCAGTAGTCTAGGCGGACACCTTTTCTTTTGCCTTACCCGCTACGCCCCCTTTCTAAGTAGCAGCTTAGGGTTTGACAAACCTTAATTCAAAAGCTGGAAACTCATATGCTAGTACACTTGCCCCATCTCCATGAAAGTCTTAGCCAGTGCTTCTTTCCGCCTTCCAACTGAATAGATTCTCTCTATCTCTATTTCACTTTCAGGGGTGAGTATTAAAACGCCATAGGAAAAGAAAGGGGTTAGCTCTTAGCTCGCTGGTAGTACTGATACAATCAATATGTACACACATATTAGGAAACTAAAAAGCAGAAAGATCCTTTCAAATCAAAAGGGGGTTGGATACTCACACTCGGGAACTTTTCCCAATCTCTCTTCAAACTTACCTTTTAATTAAGGTTAGAACCTTCCTAAAATTCAGGAGTTTCCAGCTATGCCGCACTCtcaaatccactcaaaaaaGCATAGCGAGAGATAGCAGCTTCTGATTCCGGAGATTCTATCTAGGTTCTAGTTAAACTCCCTGGTTATAGGGGCTTCTAATAGTACTGGAAAAGAAAAGGAGTCTTGTATATCGTATCCTAGTACAGGAAAGAAAGATGTTATAAAACAGTCAAGATTATATGTTAGTACTCCAGGTACTCTCTTATTCGAGACGAGAATAGGCCCAACTCGCCTGCATCGACAGCAAAGGAAACTGGCAGGGAAATAGATGCCCCATTTTTTCTCCAAGAAGATCAATGGCAACTGGCACTTAAACTAGATATCCCTAAGCCAGATACTCAGGGATGAAATGACTCTTATGATAGTTAGATGGCGAAGAGTTAGAACGTGGCTAATCCGCTTTCTCCCATTTCTCTCTACTCTATCTATGAGGGCTATGAAGGAATTCGTTCATAGAATGCGATTGCACTACTTTTTGAAAACAACCGTACGGGATATACTCGGCCGAGGAGATTGTACCAAAGGAGACCCGTTTTACCGATCGTTTGATTGGGTGTGTCCTTAGTCGCTCCAGAGAAGCCATACCCTTAGGAAGCTTACCCAACTCATTTTTTAACTCCCAAGAAAGGAAGACAACCCCATTAAATCGTGCATAATTGAAGAGGAAAGATTCTCTAAAAGCCGGCggtttttttttctccttataCAGATGACTCCCCCATTTATCGAATAGGCAGCTAGACTTTGCCCGCTAGTCTACCCTACTCATACTGTCACACCGGCTTGGTGAATCTCCTCGCTTGCTTGCTGTCTAAGCCAGCCCACCGCTTTTTTACTTTACTTGACGCCTTCCCATCCGAGTGACATAAGCCTAACCCTGTCAACAGTCCTTCAACTTCAAGTGGGATAAGAACTCAACAGATTCAATATCATATGAGAAAATAGGCTGTACTACAATAAGCGCTTCGTTACGCTACGTTTTTCCCTAGGGCTTGAACTGCTGTAGACAAGACCGAGAGTAAGACTAGTCAAGCATCTATTCTTATTCAAAGTGATTTCACTATCACTAATAGGCTAACAGTCTCGAACTTAACTTATAGAAGGAGCTACTTCCAAGCAGCTACGCGTCTTGGATGTCTTACCATCCCTACTCAAACGCTCTAACCCTATCGTTTTGTAAACTCCGCTCCCTATCTAACTAAGAGTCTATTCGAACCCTAGGACTGATCTTCCCGTTGGTTTTGCTACATCAGTACTTACAGCCGGGTGGCATAGCGAAATTCCTCACCGAGCAGCTCACTCTGAGATCTTTTGTCGAGTCTTGTGTGTGTGGATTCTTTTTTTTGGTATATAAGAGTTAGTCAATACTTTTctctttatattaatataacagACTTTTGAGATCCGATTTGAGACTGGGACCTTAAAGAGCAGAAGGTCGTCTGTAAAGTCTCATCCCGTGCTGCCTGGGTACGAAAGAACTAGGTGTTGATTCCCCTGACCTGGCTATCTTTCCAGAAATGGTTGAATATGACTAAAAGGCTAGGGCTTAAAAGCGCCTAAGACTACGACTCTTTCCTTCTAGCAGAAGGTTGGCACAACACAAAAGAAGATGATTCTAAGCCCTCGCTTATCGACAAGCTTAACCACGGAAAGCATTTGAACCAGACTGAAGCAGGGGCAAGCCGTATGCGGATGAAATCGCTGCAGAGTCGTTCGCAGCAAAAACTAAGACTACCCCAGAGGTAAGGGGGGTCGAGCACGTAGTACCTTGGTCGCCTGGGTTGATGCAAAAAATCCCAGGAAAAAGAACAGTGGCAAGATTTGAATTGACTTATCCGAGGGGATTTCGGGTTGAATCCAATTTTACGGGGAAAATGCAAGATTAAAATCCTAGGATTCCCAGTAAAGTAAGCACCAGATTCACTATAAAGACAGTACAGGGGCGCGGCGCTAAGGTAGAGACAcatagagagaaaaagaaaagaccacCGGAATAGTAAAATCAAAGCCCTTCATCATTAGATCTAGGATACTTATCCTTCGAAAACTTCACACCAACCGAATCCCGACTACTCATCGGATCGGATTCTGAACCGTGTTTCCCGCAAACAAACCTCCTAGCTGCTTAGCCCGGCTCCATAGCCTTCAAAATCTTTCATATTGATTGCTTCCATCCAATCCAGCTTATCCTCGGCTCACTTACCTTAGAATAGGTCATCCAGTGCTGCCATTTACGTTTAGCCTTCAACGCCATCTCCAAAGTGATTGACGAAAGCCCCGGCCGGAAAAGGTTAATAAAGCTGGGAATTTCCGCTTAAACCCCGAGAGTTGAACCAATAGCCTTGCTTCTAAGACCTGCGaccctttattttctttttcttcgcGGCTGGTTCGTTTTAGGAATGCTCTTGAAAGTCACGCTTCGGTTAGCTTTGAATTAGAGACTCACAGGATACTGTGAAAGGAGCATCCATCTCATGGGCGAGTAGACTGATCGACCCACCATTTAAGAACCAAACAAAGCAAGGGCCCCTTCCGCCCGCCTTTAGGGCTTTACCAAACCAAGGGCGTTGACTAGTGCCCATGTGTGTGCTTGCATAGCTGCTCTGACTCTTTACCTAACATCCTCCCCAACCAGGATAAAGGGAATTTATAATGGGGGGAGTTCCACGATCCGACCAACAACTCGCGCTGAAGAGATGGATATCGGCTCTTTTTCGCTAGCAGGGATATTCGCTCTTGTCTTTAGCTAGCTCTGCTTTCTGCTTTCTCCTTAGCCTCAGCTCTATTAGTAGTAGAGCTAATCCTTCAGGTCGAAATACAGATTAAGTTTTCCCGGTTAGTCTCTGCTCGTCAGATATTAGGGGTTGCTCTAAGGCGTCCCAAATGGTCTCCTCAAAATTCTTTTTGGAGCTGGACGCTCCGGACGTACCAGCCGGGACCATTCCCCCGTAATGGAATGCGTTTCCCAACCCGTCCTGGGTACCGGATGGGCTATTGTTGGGCGGCATAGGGTGCTTGGGATGACAGGGATTAGTGGATCCCTTTTTTTGTATGCTTTACGATTTCTCTTCGTTTGCTATGTAAGACAAATGGAGACTGGGGCTCTATTCGATCGAGCTTGCCTCCGGTACCTTCCTAGTGGCTTGGACAGGATCAAGTCATTCGTAGTTCGAAAAGGATTCAATCCAGCCGCAGGGGTCGGGCCCCAAGCCTCTGAACTAGCACTACAAAAAAAGCTCCGTAGATGGCGAGCCTTGTGTCCAAAGGTATAATGAGAAGTGGCCCTAAGGTAAGGGTTTTCTAGCCATATCGAGTTGAGCCTACCCATCCCTCCTTGGTTGAGGGAAGATTCCAATTACCATGTCAAAAGGCAATCGCTGAATTCACTCTTCTGGCTTCTGCCATTGAAGCAATCCCGAGATCTTTAAAATTCCCTTTTGGCGGTGTGACCATTTAGCTCATCTTGATAGCCGGGGCTAACCCTCTCGGAGCATGTATCAGAAAGAATTCTAGAAAGTGATAGTGGGGAAAGGTGCATTTTTGGCTATTCCAATCAGTATGGAAGTGGGCTCAAATCAGATGATTTTACTGCAATATCTATTGATGTGCTAAAGGCTTAAAGCTCTGTTCAAAAAGAGAGATTTGACTGCCATGACATAGGCTTTATACCTAAAATCAAACGAAATGAAAGATTGAATCGAGAAGGAAATGAACCTAATATAGCTACTTGGTATGACTAGAGAGACCACTCCGACCCCCATAGCTCCCCGGGCTTACCTATACTCTAACAACTTTCATTCTATCTGATGAGAGCACATTTAAGGGGCACCGCTTTTGCGGAGCATAGCCTTTGGGGCAGGTTTTTTCCTCCCGATCAATATGAGCACGATCAGGCCATGGAAGACTCGGATCAAAGCAAACCTCCAGATTCGGCGCAGTTAAGTCGACAGCCTCAGATAGGGTCAGCTCATCAGAGATTGTTCGGAGACACTTCTTTCTACAGGGGAAAGATTTTTTGCCACGGCTTCGGAATCAGCATCGCCGGTTAACATCATTGGTTTCAGCTTCAACTTCGGCAGTCGGCATTCCCCTAGAAGACTTAGACTACGTCAGAACGATTAGACCTTGGCAGAACAAAAAGTCGAAGCGTCCCAATAGGATGCATAGCGGCAGGAGGAGTTGGATTGGTTGACATGGGGCTAGATGATATAGCCAGTGTTCCGTGAGGGACCAAAGGGTATCAGATATGTAACGTAACATCCAAAGGGTATGATTTTGTAACTGTTCTGTGCGTTCTCAAGGGGAGATCTTGAATTTcataagagaagaaaagaaagttgcCTAGTTCTGATGAAAGCTATGCTAAAAGGCTACCCGAGTTCAAAGGTTTAGTTGCGTTCCCTGTCTTCATTGAGATTGGGTTGGTGTTCAGTGTACCTGAGTACAAGATCGAAAGGAATGAATGCATTTCAAGTGAGATGTCCAAGAGAAAAGGAACGAGGGGAAGAAGCGACGAGAACATAAAATCGTGAATGAAAGAGCGTGACGAGACTTTCTCAATTCGAGATGTTAGAAGGTGCAAAAT
Protein-coding sequences here:
- the LOC114172403 gene encoding uncharacterized protein LOC114172403 yields the protein MSLSLLQPSFLMSKTRSYALILIGSRLFLTAMAIHFSLRVAPLDLQQGGNSRILYVHVPAARMSILVYIATAINTFLFLLTKHPLSLRSSGTGTEMGAFFTLFTLVTGGFRGRPMWGTFWVWDARLTSVFISFLIYLGALRFQKLPVEPAPISIRAGPIDIPIIKSSVNWWNTLHQPGSISRSGTSIHVPMPIPILSNFANFPLSTRILFVLETRLPILSFPESPLRDEIEAREGIAKPSLLPSSN